Proteins encoded in a region of the Panicum hallii strain FIL2 chromosome 3, PHallii_v3.1, whole genome shotgun sequence genome:
- the LOC112884393 gene encoding wall-associated receptor kinase 1-like encodes MEEAMIFLVLIIFILVKEGSGTSSERAVSKPGCPNKCGNVNIPYPFGIGDHCAASSRNPYFIVTCNNTFQPSRPTVGDITESVEVINISLEHGMMRVYNDVSYTCFTSDTIISDNHPTGFNLNSTPFIPSTTRNHFTVIGCNTLGLIGGYMHNNSDSDQYVAGCYSYCQGLNSTSENAPCAGLGCCETAISPNLTDFAAVLPNRSSVWKFNPCFYAMLVEVGWYSFSKEDLAGHLTFIKERATRGVPVVADWAIRDGSCPKDGAKAHTDYACVSSNSYCVNASNGPGYLCNCNQGYEGNPYLHEGCQDIDECKLRKLDAKYKELYPCKNGVCRNKPGGYTCICRMGKISDGTNSGCRPVLGQTEQVVIGLSICAVVVVSLTCIFVIKLQRRKHMKEKDEYFKQNGGLRLYDEMRSRQVDTVLILSEKEIKKATNNFSEDNVLGCGGHGMVYRGTLDDNKEVAIKKSKVIDTNCREEFVNEIIILSQINHRNIVRLLGCCLEVDVPMLVYEFISNGTLFEFLHGNESRSPAPLDLRLKIATQSAEALAYIHSSTSRTILHGDVKSLNILLDDEYNAKVSDFGASALKSMDKNDFIMLIQGTLGYLDPESLVTHHLTDKSDVYSFGVVLLELMTRKKALYTDTSNEKKALSHTFILMFHQNKLQDMLDTEIVDDKVMVVLERLAELFMHCLSPKGDERPTMKEVAERLQILRRLQTQLVTKTHSIRPHYFYGGPSVPVPSDEMGYQSMETAKLVLDVDLPR; translated from the exons ATGGAAGAAGCAATGATCTTCCTGgtgctcatcatcttcatcctAGTGAAAGAGGGATCAGGCACTTCATCTGAGCGTGCTGTATCAAAGCCGGGCTGTCCCAACAAGTGTGGCAACGTGAACATCCCTTACCCCTTCGGCATCGGTGATCACTGTGCCGCGAGCAGCCGGAACCCCTACTTCATTGTGACCTGCAACAACACCTTCCAGCCATCCCGGCCTACGGTTGGTGACATTACGGAATCTGTAGAGGTCATCAACATCTCCCTGGAGCATGGCATGATGCGTGTTTACAACGATGTCAGCTACACCTGCTTCACATCAGACACCATCATATCAGATAACCACCCCACTGGATTCAACCTGAACAGTACGCCATTCATCCCCTCTACCACCCGGAACCACTTCACGGTCATCGGCTGCAACACCCTGGGGCTCATTGGTGGCTACATGCACAACAACTCTGACTCTGACCAGTATGTAGCTGGCTGCTACTCTTACTGCCAAGGACTCAACAGCACGTCTGAAAACGCGCCATGTGCTGGCTTGGGATGCTGTGAGACCGCAATATCCCCCAATCTCACTGATTTTGCAGCAGTACTGCCCAACCGGAGCAGTGTGTGGAAATTCAACCCGTGCTTCTATGCTATGCTTGTCGAGGTTGGGTGGTACAGCTTCAGCAAAGAGGACCTTGCGGGGCACCTTACGTTCATAAAGGAAAGAGCCACAAGAGGTGTTCCTGTGGTTGCTGACTGGGCCATAAGGGACGGCTCATGTCCAAAAGATGGGGCAAAAGCACATACAGACTATGCCTGTGTCAGTTCAAACAGCTATTGTGTGAATGCAAGCAATGGCCCAGGCTACCTGTGCAACTGCAACCAAGGCTACGAGGGCAATCCTTATCTTCACGAAGGCTGCCAAG ATATAGACGAGTGCAAGCTGCGTAAGTTGGATGCAAAGTATAAGGAATTATATCCATGTAAAAATGGAGTATGTCGCAATAAACCAGGAGGTTATACATGCATATGCAGGATGGGAAAAATATCAGATGGTACAAATTCTGGATGCCGACCTGTGCTTGGCCAAACTGAACAAGTGGTAATAG GTCTCAGTATTTGTGCGGTTGTAGTGGTGTCTTTGACATGCATATTTGTTATAAAACTACAAAGAAGGAAGCACATGAAGGAGAAGGATGAATATTTTAAACAAAATGGAGGTCTGAGATTATATGATGAGATGAGATCAAGGCAAGTTGACACTGTTCTCATACTTTCAGAAAAAGAGATAAAGAAAGCCACAAACAACTTTAGTGAAGATAATGTCCTTGGATGTGGTGGCCATGGAATGGTCTACAGAGGAACTTTAGATGATAACAAAGAAGTTGCCATTAAAAAGTCCAAAGTAATAGACACTAACTGCAGAGAAGAATTTGTAAATGAGATAATAATCTTGTCACAAATTAACCATAGGAACATTGTGAGGTTACTGGGATGCTGCTTGGAGGTAGATGTGCCGATGTTGGTGTATGAGTTCATTTCCAATGGTACACTTTTTGAGTTCCTCCATGGCAATGAGAGCAGATCACCAGCCCCCTTGGATCTCAGACTGAAGATTGCTACACAGTCAGCAGAAGCTCTTGCCTACATTCACTCATCAACTTCTCGCACAATCCTACACGGGGATGTCAAATCCCTCAATATACTCTTGGATGATGAATACAATGCAAAAGTGTCAGATTTTGGAGCATCAGCACTTAAGTCCATGGATAAAAATGATTTCATTATGCTTATCCAGGGAACTCTTGGCTATCTTGACCCTGAATCATTGGTCACTCACCATCTAACTGACAAAAGTGATGTATACAGCTTCGGGGTTGTTCTTTTAGAGCTAATGACAAGAAAGAAGGCTCTATACACTGATACCTCAAATGAAAAGAAAGCACTATCGCATACTTTCATACTTATGTTTCACCAGAATAAGCTCCAGGATATGCTTGACACTGAAATAGTAGATGATAAAGTTATGGTGGTGCTTGAGAGACTAGCTGAACTTTTCATGCACTGCCTGAGCCCAAAAGGTGATGAGAGGCCAACGATGAAGGAAGTTGCAGAGCGACTACAGATATTGAGAAGACTCCAGACGCAACTAGTCACAAAAACTCATTCTATTCGACCACATTATTTTTATGGAGGTCCATCAGTTCCAGTCCCTTCAGATGAGATGGGATATCAGAGCATGGAGACAGCCAAACTAGTGTTGGATGTAGATCTCCCAAGATAA
- the LOC112884253 gene encoding 2-methyl-6-phytyl-1,4-hydroquinone methyltransferase 2, chloroplastic: MAMASTYAPGGGAGALAPGRARARAPTGGLVLGPSKAGLPRPLALARRSPLAAAGAARLRCAASSSSAAPTRPVTAPRFIQHKKEAFWFYRFLSIVYDHVINPGHWTEDMRDDALEPADLYSRYLKVVDVGGGTGFTTLGIVKHVNPENVTLLDQSPHQLEKAKQKEALKGVTIMEGDAEDLPFPTDTFDRYISAGSIEYWPDPQRGIKEAYRVLRFGGTACVIGPVYPTFWLSRFFADMWMLFPKEEEYIEWFKKAGFKDVKLKRIGPKWYRGVRRHGLIMGCSVTGVKRERGDSPLELGPKAEDVSKPVNPITFLFRFLMGTICAAYYVLVPIYMWIKDQIVPKGMPI; the protein is encoded by the exons atGGCGATGGCCTCCACCTacgcgccgggcggcggcgcgggggcgctCGCGCCGGGAAGGGCCAGGGCCCGCGCGCCCACCGGGGGGCTCGTCCTCGGCCCCTCCAAGGCCGGCCTCCCCCGCCCCCTCGCCCTCGCCAGGCGGAGCCCCctcgcggccgccggcgccgccaggCTGCGGTGCGCTGCGTCCTCGTCGTCGGCGGCCCCCACGCGGCCCGTCACGGCGCCCCGGTTCATCCAGCACAAGAAGGAGGCCTTCTGGTTCTACCGCTTCCTCTCCATCGTCTACGACCACGTCATCAACCCGGGCCACTGGACCGAGGACATGCGCGACGACGCGCTCGAGCCCGCCGACCTCTACAGCCGCTACCTCAAGGTCGTCGACGTCGGCGGCGGCACGGGCTTCACCACTCTCGGGATCGTCAAGCACGTCAACCCGGAGAACGTCACGCTGCTCGACCAGTCCCCGCACCAGCTCGAGAAGGCCAAGCAGAAGGAGGCGCTCAAGGGGGTCACCATAATGGAGGGTGACGCCGAGGACCTGCCCTTCCCAACCGACACCTTCGACCGATACATCTCCGCCGGCAG CATCGAGTATTGGCCTGATCCGCAGAGAGGAATCAAGGAAGCGTACAGGGTCCTGAGGTTTGGTGGGACAGCTTGTGTGATTGGCCCCGTGTACCCAACCTTCTGGCTCTCCCGCTTCTTCGCTGACATGTGGATGCTCTTCCCCAAGGAAGAGGAGTACATCGAGTGGTTCAAGAAGGCTGGGTTTAAGGATGTCAAGCTGAAAAGAATTGGACCAAAGTGGTACCGTGGTGTCCGAAGGCATGGCCTGATCATGGGATGCTCTGTTACAGGTGTGAAGAGAGAACGTGGAGACTCTCCTTTGGAG CTTGGTCCGAAGGCTGAGGATGTCAGCAAACCGGTGAATCCAATCACCTTCCTCTTCCGCTTTCTCATGGGAACGATATGTGCTGCATACTATGTTCTGGTGCCCATTTACATGTGGATAAAGGACCAGATTGTGCCCAAAGGCATGCCAATCTGA
- the LOC112884254 gene encoding putative hydrolase C777.06c: MAAAAVPNGHAAADAAPPSSSSLVFLGTGCSSAVPNARCLIQPPDPPCPVCSQSLSVPPELNPNYRCNTSLLIDYCQDEGAHKYIIIDVGKTFREQVLRWFVRHKIPCVDSILLTHEHADAILGLDDIRVVQAFSPTNDIDPTPIYLSQFAMDSISLKFPYLVKKKLKEGEEVRRVAQLDWRIIESDLQKPFTTSGLEFVPLPVIHGEDYICLGFLFGRKSKVAYISDVSRFPPSTEYAISKSGGGQLDLLILDCLYRTGSHNVHLCWDQTLDAVKRICPRRALLIGMTHEMDHDKDNQTLEEWSRREGIDVQLARDGLRVYIDL, from the exons atggccgccgccgccgtccccaaCGGCCACGCCGCTGCCGACGCGGCCCCTCCCTCCTCGTCGTCGCTGGTGTTCCTGGGCACGGGGTGCTCGAGCGCCGTCCCGAACGCGCGGTGCCTGATCCAGCCCCCCGACCCGCCCTGCCCCGTCTGCTCCCAGTCCCTCTCCGTCCCGCCCGAGCTAAACCCCAACTACAG GTGCAATACTTCTCTTTTGATTGACTATTGCCAAGATGAAGGTGCACATAAGTATATTATAATTGATGTTGGGAAGACATTCAGAGAACAAGTTCTGCGATGGTTTGTTCGCCACAAAATCCCTTGTGTTGATTCT ATTCTTCTGACTCATGAGCATGCAGATGCAATCTTAGGCCTTGATGATATTCGGGTTGTACAGGCATTTAGTCCCACAAATGATATTGATCCAACCCCGATTTATCTCTCACAGTTTGCAATGGACAG CATCTCCCTAAAGTTCCCTTATTTGGTCAAAAAGAAACTAAAGGAAGGGGAGGAGGTCAGGCGAGTTGCTCAACTAGACTGGAGAATAATCGAGAGTGATCTTCAGAAGCCGTTTACAACTTCAGGGCTAGAGTTTGTTCCCTTGCCG GTGATCCATGGTGAAGACTACATTTGTTTGGGTTTCCTTTTTGGAAGAAAATCGAAAGTTGCTTACATATCAGATGTTTCGCGGTTTCCTCCAAGCACAGAATATG CAATTTCGAAGTCTGGTGGGGGCCAACTCGATTTGCTCATCTTGGATTGCCTATACAGG ACAGGTTCTCACAATGTGCATCTTTGTTGGGACCAG ACTCTAGATGCTGTTAAGAGGATTTGTCCCAGAAGAGCATTGCTTATTGGGATGACTCATGAGATGGACCATGACAAGGACAACCAAACATTGGAAGAATGGTCCAGGAG GGAGGGGATAGATGTGCAGTTAGCTCGTGATGGCTTGCGTGTCTACATTGATCTGTAA
- the LOC112886754 gene encoding pentatricopeptide repeat-containing protein At5g41170, mitochondrial-like isoform X2, which translates to MLRRLSKSPLLPRRRLLLLLLLQPRRPCANATPSAAAGEIAPAPATNEVPLGDDLAEESRSRLVRDTCRLLELRDSWNAKREAQLRHLLRVLSPPQVRAVLRAQAQRDARAAFEFFRWADRQWKYRHAPEVFDEMLALLSRTRLHDPARRVMRLMIRRGMRRGPQQFAHLMLSYSRAGKLRSAMRVLQLMQKDGCAPDISICNVAVNVLVVAGRVDKALEFAERMRRVGVDPDVVTYNCLIKGLCGARRVIDALEMIGSMLQNGCPPDKISYFTVMSFLCKEKRVAEVRNLLERMRNDAGLFPDQVTYNMLIHVLAKHGHADEALGFLRESEGKRFRVDEVGYSAIVHSFCLNGRMAEAKEIVSEMISKGCHPDVVTYSAVVDGFCRTGELDQARKMMKHMYKSGCKPNTVTHTALLNGLCKVGKTSEAWELLNKSEEEWWTPSDITYSVVMHGFRREGKLKESCDVVVQMLQKGFFPTTVEINLLIHALCKEGKPAEAKDFMQQCQSKGCSINVVNFTTVIHGFSRQGDLESALSLLDDMYLTNRHPDVVTYTVVVDALGKKGKMKEATDLVQKMLKRGLLPTPVTYRTVIHRYCERGKVEELLILLDKMLARQEFSSAYNQVIEKLCAFGKLSEAYNLLSKVLRTASKRDAQTCHVLIEGFLNRGLPLQSYNVACRMFQRNLIPDLKLCQNVESKLALAGETQAAGKLIIKFVERVTCQQLLRSWISMQLDVTTRSSTL; encoded by the exons ATGCTCAGGCGCCTATCCAAGAGTCCATTGCTCCCGCGCCggcggctcctcctcctcctcctcctccagccccgccgcccctgcgccaaCGCAACACCCTCGGCGGCCGCCGGGGAGATCGCGCCGGCTCCCGCCACGAATGAGGTTCCCCTCGGAGATGACCTCGCGGAGGAGTCGCGCAGCCGCCTCGTGCGGGACACCTGCCGGCTGCTCGAGCTCCGGGACTCGTGGAACGCGAAGCGGGAGGCGCAGCTCCGGCACCTCCTCCGCGTGCTCTCCCCGCCGCAGGTCCGCGCGGTGCTGCGCGCGCAGGCGCAGCGGGACGCCCGCGCCGCGTTCGAGTTCTTCCGCTGGGCCGACCGCCAGTGGAAGTACCGCCACGCCCCggaggtgttcgacgaaatgctggcgCTCCTCAGCCGCACCAGGCTCCACGACCCGGCGCGCCGCGTCATGCGCCTCATGATCCGCCGGGGCATGCGGCGGGGGCCGCAGCAGTTCGCACACCTCATGCTGTCCTACAGTCGCGCGGGGAAGCTCCGTTCCGCCATGCGCGTGCTCCAGCTCATGCAGAAGGATGGGTGTGCGCCCGACATATCTATATGCAACGTGGCGGTGAACGTGCTTGTCGTGGCTGGCCGCGTCGACAAGGCGCTCGAATTTGCCGAAAGGATGCGGCGTGTTGGGGTTGACCCGGACGTAGTCACGTACAATTGCCTGATCAAAGGATTGTGTGGAGCTCGGCGGGTCATTGATGCACTGGAGATGATCGGTTCGATGCTGCAAAATGGGTGTCCACCAGATAAGATCAGCTACTTTACAGTGATGAGCTTCTTGTGCAAGGAGAAGAGGGTGGCAGAGGTGCGGAATTTACTTGAGAGGATGAGGAATGATGCAGGTCTATTTCCAGATCAGGTCACGTATAACATGCTTATTCATGTTCTTGCAAAGCATGGTCATGCAGATGAAGCATTGGGGTTCCTGAGGGAGTCAGAGGGGAAAAGATTCCGTGTTGATGAAGTTGGTTATAGTGCGATTGTGCACTCATTTTGCTTGAACGGTAGGATGGCAGAGGCAAAGGAAATTGTAAGCGAGATGATTTCAAAAGGGTGCCACCCTGATGTTGTAACATATAGTGCAGTTGTTGATGGATTCTGCCGGACTGGGGAACTCGATCAAGCAAGAAAGATGATGAAGCATATGTATAAGAGTGGTTGCAAGCCAAATACAGTCACACATACTGCACTGTTAAATGGGCTTTGCAAAGTCGGAAAGACTTCAGAAGCATGGGAATTGCTAAACAAGAGCGAAGAGGAATGGTGGACTCCCAGTGATATCACATACAGTGTTGTTATGCATGGATTTAGGAGGGAAGGGAAGTTAAAGGAATCATGTGATGTGGTAGTGCAGATGTTGCAGAAGGGTTTCTTCCCCACAACTGTGGAGATTAACTTATTGATTCATGCTTTATGCAAGGAAGGAAAGCCAGCAGAGGCCAAAGACTTCATGCAGCAGTGCCAAAGCAAGGGCTGCTCCATTAATGTTGTTAACTTCACAACTGTAATTCATGGATTTTCTCGCCAGGGTGATTTGGAATCGGCGCTCTCTTTACTGGATGACATGTATCTGACCAACAGGCATCCTGATGTTGTTACGTACACTGTTGTTGTCGATGCTCTAGGAAAGAAAGGTAAAATGAAAGAAGCCACAGATCTTGTTCAGAAAATGCTTAAAAGAGGTTTGCTCCCTACACCTGTCACATACAGGACGGTGATACATAGATATTGTGAAAGGGGTAAAGTTGAAGAGTTACTCATTCTGCTGGATAAGATGTTAGCAAGGCAAGAGTTTAGTAGTGCGTACAATCAAGTTATTGAGAAGCTATGTGCATTTGGTAAACTTAGTGAGGCTTATAATCTTCTCAGCAAGGTACTAAGAACTGCATCAAAAAGAGATGCTCAAACATGCCACGTTTTGATAGAGGGGTTTCTGAATAGAGGACTGCCACTCCAATCATATAATGTGGCCTGCCGCATGTTCCAGAGAAACTTAATTCCTGATCTTAAGTTATGTCAGAATGTTGAAAGTAAGCTGGCCCTAGCGGGAGAGACACAAGCAGCTGGAAAGCTTATCATTAAGTTTGTTGAAAGAG TAACATGTCAGCAACTCCTCCGGAGCTGGATATCTATGCAACTTGATGTCACTACCAGATCTTCAACTTTGTGA
- the LOC112886754 gene encoding pentatricopeptide repeat-containing protein At5g41170, mitochondrial-like isoform X1 produces the protein MLRRLSKSPLLPRRRLLLLLLLQPRRPCANATPSAAAGEIAPAPATNEVPLGDDLAEESRSRLVRDTCRLLELRDSWNAKREAQLRHLLRVLSPPQVRAVLRAQAQRDARAAFEFFRWADRQWKYRHAPEVFDEMLALLSRTRLHDPARRVMRLMIRRGMRRGPQQFAHLMLSYSRAGKLRSAMRVLQLMQKDGCAPDISICNVAVNVLVVAGRVDKALEFAERMRRVGVDPDVVTYNCLIKGLCGARRVIDALEMIGSMLQNGCPPDKISYFTVMSFLCKEKRVAEVRNLLERMRNDAGLFPDQVTYNMLIHVLAKHGHADEALGFLRESEGKRFRVDEVGYSAIVHSFCLNGRMAEAKEIVSEMISKGCHPDVVTYSAVVDGFCRTGELDQARKMMKHMYKSGCKPNTVTHTALLNGLCKVGKTSEAWELLNKSEEEWWTPSDITYSVVMHGFRREGKLKESCDVVVQMLQKGFFPTTVEINLLIHALCKEGKPAEAKDFMQQCQSKGCSINVVNFTTVIHGFSRQGDLESALSLLDDMYLTNRHPDVVTYTVVVDALGKKGKMKEATDLVQKMLKRGLLPTPVTYRTVIHRYCERGKVEELLILLDKMLARQEFSSAYNQVIEKLCAFGKLSEAYNLLSKVLRTASKRDAQTCHVLIEGFLNRGLPLQSYNVACRMFQRNLIPDLKLCQNVESKLALAGETQAAGKLIIKFVERGPLHGLVPCTEICAQGSWHESYITVTCQQLLRSWISMQLDVTTRSSTL, from the exons ATGCTCAGGCGCCTATCCAAGAGTCCATTGCTCCCGCGCCggcggctcctcctcctcctcctcctccagccccgccgcccctgcgccaaCGCAACACCCTCGGCGGCCGCCGGGGAGATCGCGCCGGCTCCCGCCACGAATGAGGTTCCCCTCGGAGATGACCTCGCGGAGGAGTCGCGCAGCCGCCTCGTGCGGGACACCTGCCGGCTGCTCGAGCTCCGGGACTCGTGGAACGCGAAGCGGGAGGCGCAGCTCCGGCACCTCCTCCGCGTGCTCTCCCCGCCGCAGGTCCGCGCGGTGCTGCGCGCGCAGGCGCAGCGGGACGCCCGCGCCGCGTTCGAGTTCTTCCGCTGGGCCGACCGCCAGTGGAAGTACCGCCACGCCCCggaggtgttcgacgaaatgctggcgCTCCTCAGCCGCACCAGGCTCCACGACCCGGCGCGCCGCGTCATGCGCCTCATGATCCGCCGGGGCATGCGGCGGGGGCCGCAGCAGTTCGCACACCTCATGCTGTCCTACAGTCGCGCGGGGAAGCTCCGTTCCGCCATGCGCGTGCTCCAGCTCATGCAGAAGGATGGGTGTGCGCCCGACATATCTATATGCAACGTGGCGGTGAACGTGCTTGTCGTGGCTGGCCGCGTCGACAAGGCGCTCGAATTTGCCGAAAGGATGCGGCGTGTTGGGGTTGACCCGGACGTAGTCACGTACAATTGCCTGATCAAAGGATTGTGTGGAGCTCGGCGGGTCATTGATGCACTGGAGATGATCGGTTCGATGCTGCAAAATGGGTGTCCACCAGATAAGATCAGCTACTTTACAGTGATGAGCTTCTTGTGCAAGGAGAAGAGGGTGGCAGAGGTGCGGAATTTACTTGAGAGGATGAGGAATGATGCAGGTCTATTTCCAGATCAGGTCACGTATAACATGCTTATTCATGTTCTTGCAAAGCATGGTCATGCAGATGAAGCATTGGGGTTCCTGAGGGAGTCAGAGGGGAAAAGATTCCGTGTTGATGAAGTTGGTTATAGTGCGATTGTGCACTCATTTTGCTTGAACGGTAGGATGGCAGAGGCAAAGGAAATTGTAAGCGAGATGATTTCAAAAGGGTGCCACCCTGATGTTGTAACATATAGTGCAGTTGTTGATGGATTCTGCCGGACTGGGGAACTCGATCAAGCAAGAAAGATGATGAAGCATATGTATAAGAGTGGTTGCAAGCCAAATACAGTCACACATACTGCACTGTTAAATGGGCTTTGCAAAGTCGGAAAGACTTCAGAAGCATGGGAATTGCTAAACAAGAGCGAAGAGGAATGGTGGACTCCCAGTGATATCACATACAGTGTTGTTATGCATGGATTTAGGAGGGAAGGGAAGTTAAAGGAATCATGTGATGTGGTAGTGCAGATGTTGCAGAAGGGTTTCTTCCCCACAACTGTGGAGATTAACTTATTGATTCATGCTTTATGCAAGGAAGGAAAGCCAGCAGAGGCCAAAGACTTCATGCAGCAGTGCCAAAGCAAGGGCTGCTCCATTAATGTTGTTAACTTCACAACTGTAATTCATGGATTTTCTCGCCAGGGTGATTTGGAATCGGCGCTCTCTTTACTGGATGACATGTATCTGACCAACAGGCATCCTGATGTTGTTACGTACACTGTTGTTGTCGATGCTCTAGGAAAGAAAGGTAAAATGAAAGAAGCCACAGATCTTGTTCAGAAAATGCTTAAAAGAGGTTTGCTCCCTACACCTGTCACATACAGGACGGTGATACATAGATATTGTGAAAGGGGTAAAGTTGAAGAGTTACTCATTCTGCTGGATAAGATGTTAGCAAGGCAAGAGTTTAGTAGTGCGTACAATCAAGTTATTGAGAAGCTATGTGCATTTGGTAAACTTAGTGAGGCTTATAATCTTCTCAGCAAGGTACTAAGAACTGCATCAAAAAGAGATGCTCAAACATGCCACGTTTTGATAGAGGGGTTTCTGAATAGAGGACTGCCACTCCAATCATATAATGTGGCCTGCCGCATGTTCCAGAGAAACTTAATTCCTGATCTTAAGTTATGTCAGAATGTTGAAAGTAAGCTGGCCCTAGCGGGAGAGACACAAGCAGCTGGAAAGCTTATCATTAAGTTTGTTGAAAGAG GACCATTACATGGCCTTGTACCTTGTACAGAGATTTGTGCTCAGGGCTCATGGCATGAGTCTTATATTACAGTAACATGTCAGCAACTCCTCCGGAGCTGGATATCTATGCAACTTGATGTCACTACCAGATCTTCAACTTTGTGA